Proteins from a single region of Apium graveolens cultivar Ventura chromosome 7, ASM990537v1, whole genome shotgun sequence:
- the LOC141671772 gene encoding uncharacterized protein LOC141671772, translating to MADNNFPIERREESAGPVQSPVASSCSSRMRRTFVNDTDNTQNVRKTWPNSGSLLRWMLYERMNGRSRDPDAAAEKLWRKREKRLIRAQLESNKNAPANLAKM from the exons ATGGCCGACAACAATTTTCCGATTGAAAGGCGCGAAGAATCTGCAGGTCCGGTGCAATCTCCGGTAGCATCATCTTGTTCGTCTCGAATGAGAAGGACTTTTGTTAACGATACTGATAAT ACTCAGAACGTACGAAAAACTTGGCCAAATAGCGGTTCACTTTTACGATGGATGCTCTATGAGAGAATGAATG GTCGTTCGCGAGACCCTGATGCTGCAGCTGAAAAACTATGGAGGAAGCGTGAAAAGCGGCTTATACGAGCTCAGTTGGAGTCTAATAAGAATGCTCCCGCAAACCTTGCTAAGA TGTAG
- the LOC141671658 gene encoding uncharacterized protein LOC141671658: MMLTLSTNNKLGFIDGFIHVPAPNAVEYKFWERCNDLVISWLLLNLEESIVKSVLFMRTAREIWLDLEERFGYASIAQVYSLEQQLAEITQGQDSVSEFFTKIKTLWDGVNDVSHLSHCTCNACTYNLTQRLQQKQQEHGVLQFMMKLSDTFAAVRGNVLMMQHLPNIAQTYRLFAQEERHKELSNITSQTEAMAFVADRRRFPNQSQDQRNYFKSNVSATQNRFNNSGVNAKRGTKPNYFCTHCKISGHSVERCFKIHGYPPGFQARQDKKFAALSQSSQNDF; encoded by the coding sequence ATGATGCTTACACTCTCGACAAATAACAAGTTAGGTTTCATAGATGGTTTTATACATGTTCCTGCACCTAATGCAGTTGAGTACAAATTCTGGGAGCGATGTAATGATCTAGTCATCTCTTGGTTGCTGCTTAATCTGGAGGAAAGCATAGTCAAAAGTGTGTTGTTTATGAGAACGGCTAGAGAGATATGGCTTGATCTTGAAGAAAGATTCGGATATGCTTCAATTGCTCAGGTTTATTCATTGGAACAACAATTAGCTGAGATAACTCAGGGTCAAGattctgtttctgaatttttcACAAAGATTAAAACACTATGGGATGGAGTCAATGATGTTAGTCATTTGTCTCATTGTACTTGCAATGCGTGTACATATAATCTGACTCAGAGGCTTCAACAGAAACAACAGGAGCACGGGGTTCTTCAATTCATGATGAAGCTTTCTGATACTTTTGCTGCTGTTAGAGGAAATGTCCTCATGATGCAACATCTTCCCAACATTGCTCAGACTTATAGACTATTTGCACAGGAAGAAAGGCACAAAGAATTGTCTAATATTACTTCTCAAACTGAAGCAATGGCCTTTGTTGCAGACAGAAGAAGGTTTCCTAATCAGAGTCAAGATCAGAGGAACTATTTTAAATCAAATGTCAGTGCTACACAAAATAGGTTCAATAATTCTGGTGTCAATGCTAAGAGGGGGACCAAGCCTAACTACTTCTGCACTCATTGCAAAATCAGTGGTCATAGTGTAGAAAGATGCTTCAAAATCCACGGATATCCTCCAGGTTTTCAAGCAAGACAGGACAAGAAGTTTGCTGCCCTTTCACAAAGTTCTCAGAATGATTTTTAA
- the LOC141671771 gene encoding senescence/dehydration-associated protein At4g35985, chloroplastic-like codes for MNCFKSKKPSNSLSPSKTSSPAVLNPSMQNTPEFKNVMHQVLLRIPGCKVYLMDEGEALELSEGDFTLFRVSDGNLSIATTIKVGNDVQWPLTKDEPVVKLDALHYLFSLPMKNSNPLSYGVTFLEENGGNLKLLDTILTEHSCFSISKLSSSRNKDVDWKEFAPRINDYNSVLAKAIAGGTGHIVRGIFTLSNAYTNQVQKGGEMIQTRALEGTNGGTIIDSKGNKSNAATKKSNVNKSIKRVRKLSKMTEKMSKALLDGVGLATGSVMGPVMRSQAGKGFFNMVPGEVLLASLDAVNKVLDALEVAEKQTLSATSGAATRMVSNRFGESAGEATEDVLATAGHCAGTAWNIFKIRKSINPASSVSSGILKNARRK; via the exons ATGAATTGTTTTAAGTCCAAGAAACCTTCCAATTCTTTATCTCCTAGTAAAACATCTTCACCTGCTGTTCTTAATCCATCAATGCAAAACACCCCTGAATTCAAAAATGTTATGCACCAAGTTCTATTGCGTATACCGGGCTGTAAAGTTTACCTTATGGATGAAGGAGAAGCTTTAGAGCTCTCAGAGGGTGACTTCACATTGTTTCGTGTTTCAGATGGTAACTTGTCAATTGCTACTACTATTAAAGTTGGTAATGATGTTCAATGGCCTTTGACTAAAGATGAACCAGTAGTGAAGCTTGATGCTCTCCACTACCTGTTCTCTTTGCCTATGAAAAATAGTAATCCTTTGAGCTATGGAGTCACTTTTTTGGAAGAGAATGGTGGGAATTTAAAATTGTTAGATACGATTTTGACTGAACATTCTTGCTTCTCGATCTCAAAATTATCTTCTAGTCGAAACAAAGACGTTGACTGGAAAGAATTTGCTCCAAGAATAAACGACTACAACAGTGTTTTGGCCAAGGCAATTGCTGGAGGAACTGGTCACATTGTCAGGGGAATATTTACCCTCAGCAATGCTTATACTAACCAG GTGCAAAAGGGAGGGGAAATGATCCAAACACGAGCGCTGGAGGGTACAAATGGTGGCACGATCATTGACAGTAAAGGCAACAAAAGTAACGCAGCTACCAAAAAGAGCAATGTTAATAAAAGCATCAAACG TGTAAGAAAATTATCAAAGATGACGGAGAAAATGAGCAAAGCTTTACTAGATGGTGTCGGGCTCGCTACTGGATCTGTAATGGGACCAGTGATGCGGTCTCAAGCAGGGAAGGGATTCTTTAACATGGTTCCCGGAGAAGTCCTCTTGGCTTCCCTTGATGCAGTCA ATAAAGTGTTAGATGCACTTGAAGTTGCTGAAAAACAGACCTTGTCCGCCACTTCTGGTGCTGCAACTAGGATGGTTAGTAACAG GTTTGGAGAAAGTGCAGGGGAGGCTACAGAAGATGTGCTGGCTACAGCCGGACATTGTGCAGGCACAGCTTGGAACATATTCAAGATAAGAAAGTCCATTAATCCTGCTTCCTCAGTCAGCTCTGGAATTCTCAAAAATGCACGCAGAAAGTAG